ACGATTAACGTGAATCCTCTACTTATTCGGGTTTGGCTGCACTGATTCATCACCAGCAATCGCCGCTCGTTTACCTCTTGCGATGACCAAGGCGCTTCCGTCAAAAAATGATGTAATCGGTGATAAGTCACTCCGACAGCGTTATTCGCAATTTGAGACAGATTTTTTCGTTCACTTTCCCCTAATAATCCCCCAATATAGTTCCTAAACTCCCTTTTTTGGGCTTGATGTGAAAAGAGATCATCAAAGCGTTTACACCATCTATCGAAGCAAGGAGGCATGGCGGCGGGAGTTGTCTCTTTCATCAATCAAGCTTTAATGTGAAATGTCTGATATACCTGAATTATACCTTTATTGCTTGTTGATTTTCGTTTAAGTGCCGTTAGAGAAGTTGGGCATCTGAACCGATAGCATCTCACCAGTAGAACACTCTTCGTTCAACTAATATCTTGCCTATCGCAAATATAATTCTTGTTATTGAAGATTCAAGATTGAAGTTTTTACATAAATCTTGTTAGCTGCACGCGGTAACGTTCTTTTTTAGTAACAGCAATTTCCCCAACCTCTAACCGTCCTTTGCCGCGAATCGCAATTAAGTCTCCAGACTTTAGAAGATGACTTGGCTGAGTGACTTCTTTCCAATTCAATCGCACATCACCGCCGTCAATAAAATCAACCATTTTGCTGCGAGACATCCCAAAGCCAGCGGAAGCGATCGCATCCAGCCTCAATGAAGCTTCCACCGTTGTCAATTCTTTCTTTTTCGGTTCCCGAATTTTTAACTCGCTTAATTCAATTTGCCGAGTTTTTACTGGGACAGAACGCACCTGATTGAGATGCATTCCCAAAAATTCCACCATTTCTGGAACAACAATCGCCTGCGCTCCTTGCTCTCCCAACACAATCACGTCGCCAGTCTTTTCGCGGACGATCCCACACCCCAACATTGCGCCGAGGAAGTCTCGGTGGGTAGCTTGGTCGAACAAGAAATTACCGGCAATATCGATAGCAGCAATCGAAACTTGTGAGGCATCGAGGGGCAATTCTGCACGCGCGATCGCAATCCGCTGTCGTTCAGCTTGCGGATAACCTCCCCAAGCAACCAGTTGGACTTCTGTTAACCGATTAAACGCTTGCTGGATTTCAGCCAGTTCTGGGGGAGACAGAAAATCTGTAAAGACCACTTCCCACGTTTTAATCGCTTGATCCGCTAGATCGATAACACGAGCTACAGTCTCTCGATTTTCAACTCCTTTGAGGAGTTCTTCCCTTGGCAACATACAGCAGACGCTAGATTGAGGTGAACCTTTCTTGATTCTATCGTTGGGAGCGAAACCTGACGGACAGTGCGATAAGTGCGATCGCTTTCGCGTATGCCGCTCCTAGCGGCTCCTCTCGCTTGGCTAAACTGAATCATTCCCATTTACCCAAACCGATTCCCGACCTCTTTCCACGACCACCCATCATTTCTCACTAAGGCGAGGAGCAAACGTCGTCGTTTCGTCAAGTTGCTGACTTCTGATGCAAAGGCTTCATCGCTGACAGTGGGAATCCCATACGCTCGTAACTCATCTAGCACTGCCAGGGGTGGCACGTCTGAGGCTGGCTTAATGTAAGCAGAAGTCAGGGTTTCTAGAAAGACTGACAGGGTTTGTCTCACTGGGTACAGCGCCACCGAATCGGGTCGATGTTCCGGCTTGATGCCAAATTCAAGCAAGGTCAGCGCCTCGTCCAAGACAGCCATGTTAACTTCCGCTGCCGTCTCCCGCCTAGTGCTATGAAAGTAATGAAGTACTGGATAAGCGAAATGACTTTGCCCGTATAAGGCTAGCATGGGTGCGATCGCTACCAAGTGCTGAGACAGCATTCCAAAATCTTTACCGTTCCAAGCTTTGGTGACGATTTCGGTGGGAGTATAGCCAAGAGACGAAATGTAGGTTGCTAGCTGTCGCTTTTGAGTCCCAGCTGATACCACAGAAAGCAGATAGGTAATCGACAAAGTAATTAGGAAAAACCCATTCGCGGCTGCTGTGGCTGTTGCTAATTGCCAGATTTTTCCTTGGGGCTGGTAGTCTCCGAGACCGAGCGTTACTAACGTGTAACCTGTGAAGTAAATTCTCTCCCAGATGTCGGCAGGCTGCTTTGTATCCGCAGAAATCAACGAGCGATCGCTCGTGCTAAAAATTAAGACCCATCCTGCCCAAGTAGCCAAAATCCACAGCAGCGTAGAAATGCCAATGGTGCTATAGCCTGCAACGGAAAGCATCTGATGAGAGGGAGAGGAGCGATGTCGATGGAGGAGCAATTTCCACAAGCAGTTGGACACTCTAGATGTAATCGGCCCACCACCACCGCCGACGGCGATCGTTGTCCAAAGCACATCAACTACGATTGAGACGACGAGCGCAACTCCCAAACAAGTTAGCAATATTTGCATCGATACCAACTCCCAGTGGCTTGCGCTCAGGCTGGTAGTTAAAGTAACAATGTTGTGTTTATTACTTCCTCTGTCCGTGGATGGAAGCCCCAGCCAGATGGAAAGGTTGGACGGGACTTATTTTCTAGACTCCCTCTGAGTCAACGTAGCCTTGGATATTTTCGGGTTCAAACTGACGGAGAATCCGAGTCGCTTGGCGAGTGATTGTTTCGGAAGCTTTCACGACAATCAGATACTTTCCCGCATTAAGGCGATTTCGGTAAGGCAAGGCGTCACCACTTCCCAGCGCCAAGCCTACCCCACCCCCCGCAAACACGCTACCCATTGCACCAGAGGCAGCCCCTAAAAGTCCAGCAATCAGGTAATTGCCAATTGGTCCTGCCCAGGCAAAGGTGTCTAAACCCGTGGTGATGTTGAAAGCGATTCCAGCGAAAAATCCAAAGGGGATGAGCCAATAAGCCATCAGCTTTGATTGCTTTTTCGCTTGCTCATTGGGGTCAATTAAGCCAAATTCATCAGCGCTTTTGTATCCTCTGCCCAGGATACTAACTTTATTCATCGGTAAGCCTTCTTTCTCTAAAGCGGAGTAGGCGGCTTCTGCCTGGATGCGGTCGGGCA
This genomic stretch from Coleofasciculus sp. FACHB-1120 harbors:
- a CDS encoding transposase — its product is MKETTPAAMPPCFDRWCKRFDDLFSHQAQKREFRNYIGGLLGESERKNLSQIANNAVGVTYHRLHHFLTEAPWSSQEVNERRLLVMNQCSQTRISRGFTLIV
- a CDS encoding photosystem II S4 domain protein translates to MLPREELLKGVENRETVARVIDLADQAIKTWEVVFTDFLSPPELAEIQQAFNRLTEVQLVAWGGYPQAERQRIAIARAELPLDASQVSIAAIDIAGNFLFDQATHRDFLGAMLGCGIVREKTGDVIVLGEQGAQAIVVPEMVEFLGMHLNQVRSVPVKTRQIELSELKIREPKKKELTTVEASLRLDAIASAGFGMSRSKMVDFIDGGDVRLNWKEVTQPSHLLKSGDLIAIRGKGRLEVGEIAVTKKERYRVQLTRFM
- a CDS encoding ion channel — its product is MQILLTCLGVALVVSIVVDVLWTTIAVGGGGGPITSRVSNCLWKLLLHRHRSSPSHQMLSVAGYSTIGISTLLWILATWAGWVLIFSTSDRSLISADTKQPADIWERIYFTGYTLVTLGLGDYQPQGKIWQLATATAAANGFFLITLSITYLLSVVSAGTQKRQLATYISSLGYTPTEIVTKAWNGKDFGMLSQHLVAIAPMLALYGQSHFAYPVLHYFHSTRRETAAEVNMAVLDEALTLLEFGIKPEHRPDSVALYPVRQTLSVFLETLTSAYIKPASDVPPLAVLDELRAYGIPTVSDEAFASEVSNLTKRRRLLLALVRNDGWSWKEVGNRFG